One Methanobrevibacter sp. genomic window carries:
- the hdrA gene encoding ferredoxin:CoB-CoM heterodisulfide reductase subunit HdrA: MRDDLKVGVFLCECGGNISDIVDVDKVREELDVEFVGQFENLCSLNGRKIIRDAIFDHDLDRVVVAACSPISHEKTFQDYVKPLNPYLMDMANIREQCSWVHDNTDKATHKAITLINASIEKVKQSDAVNPIYCQTPDEVAVIGGGIAGMNAALSLAKQGTKVTLIEQSPSIGGHMAKIGKVFSPVKIAEECGMCLLNPILNELVWNENIEVLTNTKVIEAERRAGTYNLILEKSPRYVDTEKCIACGKCAEVCEVEVPNDWNDNLSMRKAIYRPFGQSYPEAYVIDMDNCSKCGDCFRACSMRAIKLRGKSEKFPLQVGSVVVATGHKLFDMEKRPEYGYTRYDDVITQSELGRITGVNGPTKGKLLKSNGEVPKRVVMIQCVGSRDEKPDGHRYCSKICCTVALKNANIIKHKYPDTDVLICYTDVRTPGMFEKYYKHTQENEVRFLRGRPGEVVKKGDNFIVRTEDTLKGEFIEIEADMVVLSTAMEPSEGTKEIADILNVGTTEDGFIKESHPKIKPVATDVQGIFVCGTAHEPKDITDSIMQATAAASKVNEYNYGGVEIEPFIAEIDHDKCSLCGECISRCKYKSMSIQDDQIYIDPMSCTGCGKCLVGCNQRAITVNGNIDEKIMATIKGALSKKQPNQRMILVFLDNIGYTAADNIGVNRLSYPESIHIIKVISVNRVRPKHIRYALDNGADGVFIGEFPGDLMYDEVERKVQRVKDRIAEMGENPDRVTFSKVYIPYFSGLARKFNDFDLKIKELDEIES; encoded by the coding sequence ATGAGAGATGATTTGAAAGTTGGCGTGTTTTTATGTGAATGTGGAGGAAATATTTCGGATATTGTTGATGTGGATAAGGTCCGTGAAGAGTTGGATGTTGAATTTGTTGGGCAGTTCGAGAACCTGTGCTCACTTAATGGGCGTAAAATAATTCGTGATGCAATTTTTGACCATGATTTGGATAGGGTAGTTGTGGCTGCCTGCTCGCCGATTTCACATGAAAAAACATTTCAGGATTATGTAAAACCTCTAAACCCTTACCTGATGGATATGGCAAATATCCGTGAGCAATGCTCATGGGTGCATGACAATACTGATAAGGCTACTCATAAGGCAATTACATTAATCAACGCTTCAATTGAAAAGGTAAAGCAGTCTGATGCTGTGAATCCAATTTACTGTCAGACACCAGATGAAGTGGCTGTGATTGGTGGAGGAATAGCTGGAATGAATGCGGCATTGTCTCTTGCAAAGCAGGGAACAAAAGTGACTCTTATTGAACAGTCTCCTTCAATCGGAGGGCACATGGCAAAAATAGGTAAGGTTTTTTCACCTGTTAAGATTGCTGAAGAGTGTGGAATGTGTCTTTTAAACCCTATATTGAATGAACTTGTTTGGAATGAAAACATTGAAGTTTTAACTAATACTAAAGTCATTGAAGCAGAAAGGAGAGCCGGAACATATAATTTAATATTGGAAAAGTCTCCAAGATATGTTGATACTGAAAAATGTATAGCCTGCGGCAAATGTGCGGAAGTATGTGAAGTTGAAGTTCCAAATGACTGGAATGACAATCTTTCAATGCGTAAGGCAATTTACAGACCATTCGGACAATCCTATCCTGAAGCATATGTTATTGATATGGATAACTGTTCAAAATGTGGGGACTGTTTTAGAGCATGCAGCATGAGAGCCATTAAATTAAGGGGTAAAAGTGAAAAATTCCCTCTTCAAGTTGGTTCTGTTGTTGTTGCTACGGGTCATAAATTATTTGATATGGAAAAACGTCCGGAATACGGTTATACAAGATATGATGATGTAATAACACAATCAGAATTAGGCCGTATTACTGGAGTTAATGGTCCAACTAAAGGTAAGCTTTTAAAATCTAATGGTGAAGTGCCTAAAAGGGTTGTTATGATTCAATGTGTGGGGTCACGTGATGAAAAGCCTGACGGTCACAGGTACTGTTCCAAAATATGCTGTACCGTTGCACTCAAAAATGCCAATATCATCAAGCATAAATATCCTGATACTGATGTCTTGATATGCTATACTGATGTACGTACGCCTGGAATGTTTGAAAAATACTATAAGCACACTCAGGAAAATGAAGTAAGATTCCTTCGCGGAAGACCGGGTGAAGTAGTTAAAAAAGGAGATAACTTTATAGTTAGAACCGAAGATACTTTAAAAGGGGAATTTATTGAAATTGAAGCAGACATGGTAGTGTTGTCTACTGCTATGGAGCCGTCAGAGGGTACTAAGGAAATTGCAGATATTTTAAATGTTGGTACTACTGAAGATGGATTCATTAAGGAATCACATCCTAAAATCAAGCCTGTGGCAACTGATGTTCAGGGTATATTTGTTTGCGGTACTGCTCATGAGCCTAAAGACATTACTGATTCAATCATGCAGGCAACAGCTGCTGCATCAAAAGTGAATGAGTATAATTATGGTGGTGTTGAAATAGAACCGTTTATCGCAGAAATTGATCATGATAAATGCAGTTTATGTGGTGAATGTATTAGCCGATGTAAATATAAATCAATGAGTATTCAGGATGATCAAATATATATTGATCCTATGAGCTGTACAGGTTGTGGAAAATGTTTGGTTGGTTGTAATCAGAGGGCTATTACTGTTAATGGTAATATTGATGAGAAGATTATGGCCACTATTAAAGGAGCATTATCTAAAAAACAGCCTAATCAGCGTATGATATTGGTTTTCCTTGATAATATTGGTTATACTGCAGCGGATAATATTGGGGTCAACAGATTATCCTATCCTGAATCCATTCATATTATTAAGGTAATTTCTGTGAATCGTGTAAGGCCGAAACATATTCGTTATGCATTGGATAATGGTGCTGATGGAGTGTTTATCGGAGAGTTCCCAGGTGATTTAATGTATGATGAGGTGGAACGTAAAGTTCAAAGAGTTAAGGACAGGATTGCAGAGATGGGTGAAAATCCTGACAGGGTTACTTTTTCAAAAGTTTATATTCCTTACTTCTCAGGTCTTGCTCGTAAATTTAATGATTTTGATTTAAAAATTAAAGAATTGGATGAAATCGAATCTTAA
- a CDS encoding DUF169 domain-containing protein: MSSLDYTSKILNQIFTEKNFSINTQRLYHRCVDNFEEKTQAKLGELITISLVEGNNNVDWTNTTLFTNLICYKKYIDEIYKNQSDIYLNPILAIFEYFGIEIPALTDSSLYSYEFLVENQRYSEVIEEKINLDSKPVAIKLIDSEDEIPEDVKLIDEKIRHCEMVRKASLGEKFYSTLKEQLCLGGAGAIGLRDMPEMLASGEKYYSLGRFKDKDTAKDLTSELSIVEDKHWGIIYAPLDKANFEPDVIEIITEPVGGMKLAQSIVYFTGDKIESSFAGIQSLCGDAFAEPYVEKNVNFTLGCDGSRKAADIKDDEMTVGISKEKIDDVILGLESI; the protein is encoded by the coding sequence ATGTCATCTTTAGATTACACTTCTAAAATATTAAATCAAATTTTCACTGAAAAAAACTTTTCAATAAATACACAAAGATTATATCATAGATGCGTAGATAATTTTGAAGAAAAAACACAGGCAAAACTAGGTGAATTAATAACTATTTCACTTGTTGAAGGAAATAACAATGTTGATTGGACAAATACTACATTATTCACTAATCTAATTTGCTATAAAAAATATATTGATGAAATCTATAAAAATCAATCAGATATATATTTAAATCCAATACTTGCTATCTTTGAATATTTCGGTATTGAAATTCCAGCTTTAACTGACTCATCATTATACTCATATGAGTTTTTAGTTGAAAATCAAAGATATAGTGAAGTCATTGAAGAAAAAATTAATTTGGATTCAAAACCAGTTGCAATTAAATTAATAGATTCAGAAGATGAGATTCCTGAAGATGTTAAATTGATTGATGAGAAAATCAGACATTGTGAAATGGTTAGAAAGGCATCACTTGGAGAAAAATTTTACTCTACCTTAAAAGAACAGTTATGTCTTGGTGGAGCTGGCGCAATAGGTCTTCGTGATATGCCTGAAATGCTTGCAAGTGGGGAAAAATATTATTCACTCGGCAGATTTAAAGATAAGGATACAGCAAAAGATTTAACATCTGAACTTTCTATTGTTGAGGATAAACATTGGGGAATAATTTATGCCCCATTAGATAAAGCTAATTTTGAACCGGATGTAATTGAAATTATAACTGAACCTGTCGGCGGAATGAAATTGGCTCAAAGTATTGTTTATTTCACTGGTGATAAAATTGAATCATCATTTGCAGGAATTCAATCCTTATGTGGTGATGCATTTGCTGAACCATATGTTGAAAAGAATGTTAATTTCACATTAGGATGTGACGGATCTAGAAAAGCTGCTGATATAAAAGATGATGAAATGACTGTAGGTATTAGTAAAGAAAAAATTGATGATGTTATTCTAGGTTTGGAATCCATTTAA